From a single Glycine soja cultivar W05 chromosome 19, ASM419377v2, whole genome shotgun sequence genomic region:
- the LOC114399802 gene encoding phosphatidylinositol 4-phosphate 5-kinase 3-like, which translates to MLLIKQTRFIVMGNVFCSEYQIHKRFDLKGSSHGRSTDKPREQIDETTTLKDLDLNFVFRLEQSWFQELICSVDEMKSSPRSSHSGNRDMFDNEMLTCWGPLIQLDHGTCLPQLRVCKAGLDHQTTSGSSNSQISDVILYFGIIDILQDYYISKKIEHAYRSHYKWTPLLSQLMIPSYTPKGLGISFTESL; encoded by the exons ATGCTATTGATAAAACAAACTCGGTTTATTGTAATGGGCAATGTGTTTTGCTCGGAGTACCAGATCCACAAGAGGTTTGACCTCAAAGGCTCTTCTCATGGTCGATCAACAGATAAGCCAAGGGAACAAATTGATGAGACTACCACTCTCAAAGACCTTGATCTTAACTTTGTCTTTCGCCTTGAACAGTCTTGGTTTCAAGAGCTTATATG CTCAGTTGATGAAATGAAAAGTTCACCTCGCAGTTCTCATTCAG GCAACAGAGACATGTTTGATAATGAGATGCTCACATGTTG GGGACCTCTAATCCAGCTGGATCATGGAACATGCCTGCCACAGCTGAGAGTGTGCAAGGCTGGATTGGATCACCAAACAACTAGTGGAAGTAGTAATAGCCAGATCTCTGATGTAATCCTCTACTTTGGAATCATTGACATTCTCCAAGACTATTATATTAGCAAAAAGATAGAACATGCATATAGAAGTCACTACAAGTGGACTCCACTTCTATCTCAGCTGATGATCCCAAGCTATACTCCAAAAGGTTTAGGGATTTCATTCACAGAATCTTTGTAG